One segment of Rhodanobacter thiooxydans DNA contains the following:
- a CDS encoding SPOR domain-containing protein → MKTRLLGAAVLIALAVLFVPMFFSSTPPAPGGDQAVSLAIPPAPDRDLQTRTMSLAPDAPASGASATTVQTPSVTSVTPASGDRLATVDIGSSRPRDVETDPEAGKPPQPTTVTAGSGVSPSQPVIPQRTTPPQAAANTGAAVATKPTVVATPTRPAVAAPSAPASVTPTAARGSYTLNLSAYASAAGATSLERRVRDLGYPVSGHAITQAGKSRTLVIAGPFETRTAAEAARLKITQSIPGVPARLEQDASRESSAAATPPAAATTTARAGGWAVQLAAMGDQADANALRDKLRANGFDGFVDAVQSGGRRLWRVRAGPQTQRDDAQRVHDQIKAKLGIDGNVVPVP, encoded by the coding sequence TTGAAAACACGCCTGCTGGGAGCCGCCGTCCTGATCGCGCTGGCGGTTCTGTTCGTGCCCATGTTCTTTTCCAGTACCCCGCCGGCTCCGGGTGGCGACCAAGCGGTCAGCCTGGCGATCCCGCCGGCACCCGATCGCGACCTGCAGACCCGCACCATGAGCCTGGCGCCGGATGCCCCCGCCAGCGGGGCGAGCGCCACCACCGTGCAGACGCCGTCGGTGACGTCGGTGACGCCGGCGTCGGGCGACAGGCTGGCCACGGTGGACATCGGTTCCAGCCGCCCGCGTGACGTCGAGACCGACCCCGAAGCCGGCAAGCCGCCGCAACCGACCACGGTGACCGCCGGTTCGGGCGTGTCGCCGAGCCAGCCGGTGATCCCGCAGCGGACCACGCCGCCGCAGGCTGCAGCGAACACCGGCGCAGCCGTGGCGACGAAGCCGACGGTGGTTGCCACGCCGACCCGGCCGGCCGTGGCGGCACCGTCCGCACCTGCATCGGTGACGCCCACCGCAGCACGCGGCAGCTACACGCTCAACCTCAGTGCGTATGCGAGTGCAGCCGGCGCCACCAGCCTGGAACGCCGCGTACGCGACCTGGGTTATCCGGTCAGCGGCCATGCCATCACCCAGGCGGGCAAGTCGCGCACCCTGGTCATTGCCGGGCCGTTCGAGACGCGCACCGCGGCCGAGGCCGCGCGGCTGAAGATCACCCAGTCGATCCCTGGCGTGCCGGCCCGGCTGGAACAGGACGCCAGCCGCGAAAGCAGCGCGGCGGCGACCCCGCCAGCTGCCGCCACGACCACCGCCAGGGCGGGTGGCTGGGCCGTGCAGCTGGCGGCGATGGGCGACCAGGCCGATGCGAATGCGCTGCGTGACAAGTTGCGTGCGAACGGTTTCGACGGCTTCGTCGATGCGGTGCAGTCCGGCGGCAGGCGTTTGTGGCGCGTGCGTGCCGGCCCGCAGACCCAGCGTGACGACGCGCAGCGCGTGCACG
- the arsB gene encoding ACR3 family arsenite efflux transporter, with amino-acid sequence MNQPSAILAAGAVAPDSARIGFFERWLTLWVLLCIVAGTLLGHLLPGGFAALGGMQLAQVNLPVAVLIWLMIIPMLLKIDFGALGGVRRQWKGIGVTLFVNWAVKPFSMALLGWIFIRHLFAGQLPAAQLDSYIAGLILLAAAPCTAMVFVWSNLCRGEPAFTLSQVALNDAIMVVAFAPIVALLLGISSITVPWNTLLLSVLLYIVVPVALSVLLRRQLLAHGGEARLQQLLQRLGPVSLGALLATLVLLFGFQGRQILAQPAIIALLAVPILIQVYFNAGLAYWLNRRFGVPHCVAGPSALIGASNFFELAVATAVGLFGVHSGAALATVVGVLIEVPVMLSVVRIVNRSKRWYESARE; translated from the coding sequence ATGAACCAGCCATCCGCCATACTCGCCGCCGGCGCGGTTGCTCCGGACAGCGCGCGCATCGGCTTCTTCGAGCGCTGGCTCACCCTCTGGGTGCTGCTGTGCATCGTGGCCGGCACATTGCTGGGCCACCTGCTGCCCGGCGGCTTTGCGGCGCTGGGCGGCATGCAACTGGCGCAGGTGAACCTGCCGGTTGCGGTGTTGATCTGGCTGATGATCATCCCGATGCTGCTGAAGATCGACTTCGGTGCGCTCGGCGGCGTGCGCCGGCAGTGGAAGGGCATCGGCGTCACGCTGTTCGTCAACTGGGCAGTGAAACCCTTCTCGATGGCCCTGCTGGGCTGGATCTTCATCCGTCACCTCTTCGCCGGCCAGCTGCCGGCGGCGCAGCTCGACTCCTATATCGCCGGCCTGATCCTGCTGGCCGCCGCGCCGTGCACGGCGATGGTGTTCGTGTGGAGCAACCTGTGCCGCGGCGAGCCGGCGTTCACGCTGAGCCAGGTCGCGCTGAATGACGCCATCATGGTGGTGGCGTTCGCGCCGATCGTGGCGCTGCTGCTGGGCATCTCCTCGATCACGGTGCCGTGGAACACGCTGCTGCTGTCGGTGCTGCTGTACATCGTGGTGCCGGTGGCGCTCAGCGTGCTGTTGCGGCGCCAGCTGCTGGCGCACGGCGGCGAGGCGCGCTTGCAGCAACTGCTGCAGAGGCTGGGGCCGGTGTCGCTGGGCGCGCTGCTGGCCACCCTTGTGCTGCTGTTCGGCTTCCAGGGCCGGCAGATCCTCGCGCAGCCGGCGATCATCGCGCTGCTGGCGGTGCCGATCCTGATCCAGGTGTACTTCAACGCCGGCCTGGCCTACTGGCTCAATCGCCGCTTCGGCGTGCCGCACTGCGTGGCCGGCCCGTCGGCGCTGATCGGTGCCAGCAACTTCTTCGAGCTGGCAGTGGCCACCGCGGTGGGTCTGTTCGGCGTGCATTCCGGCGCGGCGCTGGCGACCGTGGTGGGCGTGTTGATCGAGGTGCCGGTGATGCTGTCGGTGGTGCGCATCGTCAACCGCAGCAAACGCTGGTATGAATCAGCCCGGGAGTAG
- a CDS encoding heavy metal translocating P-type ATPase: protein MSGQASCYAGGDKPAASAAIDPVCGMTVDPATAKHVSTHDGQTFYFCSAGCKAKFDASPATYMAAGQKPAGGCCAGKPVADDYANHDHPDHGHAHAAKDPVCGMTVDPQTAKYHADHDGQTYHFCSARCHEKFTADPSAYLKDRPAAPPPAPPGTIYTCPMHPQIQQLGPGHCSICGMALEPMMPTLEEDDGGELASMTRRFWWLVALTVPVFALAMGPHLFGWHLPAPWAGVAGWVEALLASSVVLWGGAPFFVRGWRSLHPWRPNMYTLIALGTGVAWLYSAVAFLWPGIFPDGFRDAHGRVAVYFESAAVIVTLVTLGDFLELRARRRTGAALKALLGLAPKTARRIAADGSESDVALDEVHAGDVLRVRPGEKVPVDGVVTEGESHVDESMLTGEPMPVAKAKDDPLTGGTVNQDGALTMRAQKVGAETMLAQIVALVAAAQRSRAPLQRVADQVAAWFVPAVVAVAVAAFAAWAIVGPEPRLAHALIAAVSVLIIACPCALGLATPISIMVASGRGAQHGVLFKDAGAIERLRDIDTLVVDKTGTLTEGKPALTELVVLGGQSRERLLALAAALERPSEHPLARAIVTAAEAERVATLAATDFRSLTGRGVSAKVDGSTAALGNAKLMAESRAAIGEEADARAEQLRGQGATVMFLAVDGSLAALLAVADRIKPDTPAAIAALHAAGLRIVMLTGDNATTAQSVARTLGIDEVHADVSPADKAAVVNRLKLEGRRVAMAGDGINDAPALAASDIGIAMGSGTDVAMESAQVTLVKGELGAIVRARKLSQATVRNIHQNLFFAFVYNAIGVPLAAGVLYPWCGITLSPMIAALAMSLSSVSVVSNALRLRKLRL from the coding sequence ATGAGCGGGCAAGCTTCCTGCTACGCGGGCGGCGACAAGCCGGCGGCCTCCGCGGCGATCGATCCAGTGTGCGGGATGACGGTGGATCCGGCGACGGCGAAGCACGTCAGCACGCACGACGGGCAGACGTTTTATTTCTGCAGCGCGGGTTGCAAGGCGAAGTTCGATGCGTCGCCGGCGACCTACATGGCTGCCGGACAGAAGCCTGCGGGAGGCTGTTGCGCCGGCAAACCGGTGGCGGATGACTACGCGAACCACGATCACCCCGATCACGGGCATGCGCACGCCGCGAAGGATCCGGTATGCGGCATGACGGTGGATCCGCAAACGGCGAAATATCACGCCGACCATGACGGCCAGACCTACCACTTCTGCTCCGCGCGTTGCCACGAAAAATTCACCGCCGATCCGTCGGCGTATCTGAAGGATCGTCCAGCAGCGCCTCCACCGGCACCGCCCGGCACGATCTACACCTGTCCGATGCACCCGCAGATCCAGCAGCTCGGCCCGGGCCATTGCTCGATCTGCGGCATGGCGCTGGAACCGATGATGCCGACGTTGGAGGAGGACGACGGCGGCGAGCTGGCGTCGATGACGCGCCGCTTCTGGTGGCTGGTGGCGCTGACCGTGCCGGTGTTCGCGCTGGCGATGGGACCGCACCTGTTCGGCTGGCATCTGCCCGCGCCGTGGGCTGGCGTGGCCGGCTGGGTCGAGGCGCTGCTGGCCAGCAGCGTGGTGCTGTGGGGCGGCGCGCCGTTCTTCGTGCGCGGCTGGCGCTCGCTGCATCCCTGGCGACCGAACATGTACACGCTGATCGCGCTGGGCACCGGCGTGGCGTGGCTGTACAGCGCGGTGGCGTTCCTGTGGCCGGGGATCTTCCCGGACGGCTTCCGCGATGCGCACGGCCGGGTCGCGGTGTACTTCGAGTCGGCGGCGGTGATCGTCACCCTGGTCACCCTGGGCGACTTCCTGGAACTGCGCGCGCGCCGGCGTACCGGCGCGGCGCTGAAGGCGCTGCTGGGGCTGGCGCCGAAAACGGCGCGGCGCATCGCCGCCGACGGCAGCGAGAGCGACGTGGCGCTGGACGAGGTGCATGCCGGCGACGTGCTGCGTGTGCGCCCCGGCGAGAAGGTGCCAGTCGATGGCGTGGTAACCGAGGGCGAGAGCCACGTCGACGAGTCCATGCTCACCGGCGAACCGATGCCGGTGGCCAAGGCGAAGGATGATCCGCTGACCGGCGGCACGGTGAACCAGGACGGCGCGCTGACCATGCGCGCGCAGAAGGTCGGCGCCGAGACGATGCTGGCGCAGATCGTGGCGTTGGTGGCGGCCGCGCAGCGCAGCCGGGCGCCGCTGCAGCGCGTGGCCGACCAGGTGGCAGCGTGGTTCGTGCCGGCAGTGGTGGCGGTGGCCGTGGCGGCGTTCGCGGCGTGGGCGATCGTCGGTCCGGAGCCGCGGCTGGCGCACGCGCTGATCGCAGCCGTGTCGGTGCTGATCATCGCCTGCCCGTGCGCGCTCGGCCTGGCCACGCCGATCTCGATCATGGTCGCCAGTGGTCGCGGCGCGCAGCATGGCGTGCTGTTCAAGGACGCCGGCGCGATCGAGCGTCTGCGCGACATCGACACCCTGGTGGTGGACAAGACCGGCACGCTGACCGAAGGCAAGCCGGCGCTGACCGAGCTGGTGGTGCTGGGCGGCCAGTCGCGCGAACGCCTGCTGGCGCTGGCGGCGGCGCTGGAGCGGCCGAGCGAGCATCCGCTGGCGCGGGCGATCGTGACGGCGGCGGAGGCCGAGCGCGTGGCGACGCTGGCAGCAACGGATTTCCGCTCGCTGACCGGCCGCGGCGTCAGCGCGAAGGTGGATGGCAGCACGGCAGCGCTGGGCAATGCGAAGCTGATGGCGGAGTCGCGTGCCGCGATCGGCGAGGAGGCCGACGCTCGCGCCGAGCAACTGCGCGGGCAGGGCGCCACGGTGATGTTCCTGGCCGTCGACGGGTCGCTTGCCGCGCTGCTGGCGGTGGCCGACCGGATCAAGCCGGACACGCCGGCGGCGATCGCCGCGCTGCACGCGGCTGGCCTGCGTATCGTGATGCTCACCGGCGACAATGCCACCACCGCGCAATCGGTGGCGCGCACGCTGGGCATCGACGAGGTGCATGCGGATGTCTCGCCGGCCGACAAGGCGGCGGTGGTGAACCGGCTCAAGCTTGAAGGCCGCCGCGTGGCGATGGCCGGCGACGGCATCAACGACGCGCCGGCGCTGGCCGCTTCCGACATCGGCATCGCGATGGGCAGCGGCACCGACGTGGCGATGGAGAGCGCGCAGGTGACCCTGGTCAAGGGCGAGCTGGGCGCGATCGTGCGCGCGCGCAAGCTGTCGCAGGCGACCGTGCGCAACATCCACCAGAACCTGTTCTTTGCCTTCGTCTACAACGCGATCGGCGTGCCGCTGGCGGCCGGCGTGCTGTATCCGTGGTGCGGCATCACGCTGTCGCCGATGATCGCCGCGCTGGCGATGAGCCTGAGCTCGGTCTCGGTGGTGAGCAACGCGCTGCGCTTGCGCAAGCTGCGCTTGTGA
- a CDS encoding heavy metal-responsive transcriptional regulator, whose translation MKTPNAPLTIGAVAKRVGVAIDTIRYYEREGLLPEPQRRASGYRSYGESAVVQLRFIRRAKDLGFTLEEIRELLALSADRQRGVKAVKQRAEKRLAAIEQRIAELQRVRDGLAELVASCPGHGAPEHCPILRALGNEEVKA comes from the coding sequence ATGAAGACCCCGAATGCTCCCCTGACCATCGGTGCCGTCGCCAAGCGCGTCGGTGTAGCGATCGACACGATCCGTTATTACGAGCGCGAGGGTCTGCTGCCCGAGCCGCAGCGACGGGCGTCCGGCTATCGCAGTTACGGTGAGAGCGCAGTCGTGCAGTTGCGCTTCATCCGCCGCGCCAAGGATCTCGGTTTCACGCTGGAGGAGATCCGCGAGCTGTTGGCGCTGTCAGCCGACCGCCAGCGCGGGGTGAAGGCGGTGAAACAGCGCGCGGAGAAGCGGCTGGCAGCGATCGAACAGCGCATCGCCGAGCTGCAGCGCGTGCGTGACGGGTTGGCGGAGCTGGTCGCGTCGTGTCCGGGCCATGGTGCACCGGAGCATTGCCCGATCCTGCGCGCGCTTGGCAACGAGGAGGTGAAGGCATGA
- a CDS encoding ArsR/SmtB family transcription factor produces the protein MQNRQAITILAALAQESRLAVYRLLVEHAPEGLAASAIAEKLGLPNATLSFHLKELSHAGLVSSRQSGRFIYYAPVMEAMDELVGYLTDHCCSQSGGTCATAKRKCAPAKRAADAGRRRSDSV, from the coding sequence ATGCAGAACAGGCAAGCCATCACCATCCTCGCCGCGCTCGCCCAGGAATCGCGCCTGGCGGTCTACCGGCTGCTGGTCGAGCACGCGCCGGAAGGACTGGCCGCCAGCGCGATAGCGGAGAAGCTGGGCCTGCCCAACGCCACGCTGTCCTTCCACCTGAAGGAGCTGTCGCACGCGGGCCTGGTGAGCAGCCGGCAGAGCGGACGCTTCATCTACTACGCGCCGGTGATGGAGGCGATGGACGAGCTGGTTGGCTACCTCACCGACCACTGCTGCAGCCAGTCCGGCGGCACGTGCGCCACGGCCAAGCGCAAGTGCGCGCCGGCAAAACGCGCGGCTGATGCCGGCAGGCGGCGGTCAGATTCGGTCTGA
- the folC gene encoding bifunctional tetrahydrofolate synthase/dihydrofolate synthase, protein MSRTLAEWLAYQEHVNIHSVELGLERVREVWQRMGAPAPAQRVITVGGTNGKGSTVALLEAMLRAAGLRVGAFTSPHLLDYNERVRIDGADADDAALVASFERIEAVRGDVPLTYFEFGTLAALDLFARAGVDVALLEVGLGGRLDAVNIIDADVAVITTVDLDHMEWLGPDRDSIGREKAGIARAGRPAIVGELEPPTGLLDALAGCGARVERAGIDFSVERHQDGWRWRHRDGSAMELPDPALAAPVQYANAATAIAALRALGLQTLTPSALFAAVSAGLHEVRVQARLQSIGGEPPVIVDVGHNPQAARALAEWLDAQPPARVHVVYGALADKDVAGVIGALGTRINHWHLAGLDQATPRGMPVAALAAVLQQALPQASYDVHADVAAALAVARTTAQPGERILAFGSFFVASAVLAERIG, encoded by the coding sequence ATGAGTCGCACTCTCGCCGAATGGCTGGCGTACCAGGAACACGTCAACATCCACAGCGTCGAGCTGGGGCTCGAACGGGTACGCGAGGTGTGGCAACGGATGGGTGCGCCGGCGCCGGCGCAGCGGGTGATCACCGTCGGTGGCACCAATGGCAAGGGTTCCACCGTCGCTCTGCTGGAGGCGATGTTGCGTGCCGCCGGCTTGCGCGTGGGTGCATTCACCTCACCGCACCTGCTGGACTACAACGAGCGCGTGCGCATCGACGGCGCGGATGCCGACGATGCCGCGCTGGTCGCCTCGTTCGAGCGGATCGAGGCGGTGCGCGGCGATGTTCCGCTGACCTATTTCGAATTCGGCACGCTGGCCGCGCTGGACCTGTTCGCCCGCGCCGGGGTCGACGTGGCGCTGCTGGAGGTGGGGCTTGGCGGGCGGCTGGATGCGGTCAACATCATCGACGCCGACGTGGCGGTGATCACCACGGTGGATCTGGACCACATGGAGTGGCTCGGCCCGGACCGCGACAGCATCGGCCGCGAGAAGGCCGGCATCGCGCGAGCGGGTCGCCCGGCGATCGTGGGCGAGCTGGAGCCGCCGACCGGTTTGCTCGATGCGCTCGCCGGCTGCGGCGCACGGGTCGAGCGGGCCGGCATCGATTTCAGCGTCGAGCGGCACCAGGACGGCTGGCGCTGGCGCCACCGCGACGGCAGCGCGATGGAACTGCCCGATCCTGCGCTGGCAGCGCCGGTGCAATACGCCAACGCGGCGACGGCGATCGCCGCGCTGCGCGCGCTCGGTCTGCAAACATTGACGCCCAGCGCCCTCTTCGCGGCGGTCAGCGCCGGCCTGCACGAGGTACGGGTACAGGCGCGGTTACAGTCGATCGGCGGCGAGCCGCCAGTGATCGTGGACGTGGGCCACAACCCGCAGGCCGCCCGCGCGCTGGCCGAATGGCTGGATGCGCAGCCGCCGGCACGGGTGCATGTGGTGTATGGCGCGCTGGCGGACAAGGACGTGGCCGGGGTGATCGGCGCGCTCGGCACGCGCATCAACCACTGGCACCTGGCCGGACTGGATCAGGCCACCCCGCGCGGCATGCCGGTGGCGGCACTGGCCGCGGTCCTGCAACAGGCCCTGCCGCAGGCGTCCTACGACGTGCATGCCGACGTGGCCGCCGCGCTGGCGGTGGCACGCACGACGGCGCAGCCGGGCGAACGCATCCTGGCGTTCGGCTCGTTTTTCGTAGCCAGCGCGGTGCTCGCTGAACGCATCGGCTGA